GGTGCACGGGGTAGGGGTAGTGGACGCCCGCGCCGACGCCCGCCCGGCCGAGCTCGGCCAGCACCCGGTCGCGCTCGGCGACCCGCACGACGTAGAGGTGCCAGACGTGCTGGCCCTCCGCTCCGAGCAGCGGGCGGCGTACGCCGGGCACGTCGGCGAGGAGCGCGTCGTAGCGGGCGGCCGCCCGCACCCGGAGCTCGTTCCACTTCTCCAGCCGGTCGAGCTTGGCGCGCAGGTAGACCGCCTGCACCGTGTCGAGCCGGGAGTTCATGCCGATCACGTCGTGGACGTAGCGGGTCGAGGAGCCATGGTTGCGCAGGCGGCGCACCTCCGCCGCGATCGTCGCGTCGTCGGTGGTCACCGCGCCGGCGTCGCCCGCAGCCCCGAGGTTCTTGCCGGGATAGAAGCTGGTGGCGGCGACCGTGCCGAGCCCGCCCGAGCCGCGCCCGTCGACCCGCGCGCCCTGGGACTGGGCGGCGTCCTCGACGAGGGGCACGCCGGCTGCGTCGCAGACCTCCGCCAGCCGCTGGATCGGCGCGAGCTGGCCGAAGAGGTGGACGGCCACCACGGCCTGCGTCCGGTCGGTGATCGCGTCCGCGACCAGGTCGGGGTCGATGAGCAGCCGCTCGTCGTCGCAGTCCACCAGGACGGGCAGCGCACCGATGCGCGAGACGGCCTCCGCGGTGGCGATGAACGTGTTGGCGGGGATGACCACCTCGCCGCCCGGACGCACACCGGCGGCTCGGAGCGCGAGCTCGAGGGCGTCGGTGCCGTTGGCGACCCCGACGCAGTGGTCGACGCCGACGAACTCGGCGTACTGGTGCTCGAAGTCGGCGACGGGCGGGCCGTCGACGAAGGCGGTCGCGGCGAAGACGGCCGCGAGGCCAGCCTCCACCTCGGCGGCGATCTCCGCGTGCTGGGCGGCGAGGTCGACGAAGGGGACGTTGCTCATGTGCGGACTCCTGTCCGGATCGGTCGGGCGGGCACTCCCACCCAGGTCTGTCCTGCGGGGACGTCCTCGAGGACCACCGACCCCATCCCGACGGTCGCGTCGGCGCCGATGCGCACGCCTTCGCGCACGGAGGCGTTCATGCCGAGGTAGGCCGCCTCGCCCACCTCGACGCCGCCGCCGAGGGACACCCCGGCGCACAGGGTGGCGTAGTCGGCCACGGTGCAGCCGTGGGTCAGCGTGACGTGCGGCATGAGGACGACGTGCTGGCCGACCTCGACGTCCGCGGTGAGCACCACGCCGTCGAGGGCGATCGTGCCGGCGCCGACGTGGCAGCTGCCGGGCAGCACCAGGCGCGGGTGGAGCAGGGTGCCGTAGCGGGCCGGGTCGAGACCGACCATGGCCAGGCGCGTGGCGATGCGGCGGCGCAGGCGGCCCTTGCCGAGCGCCAGGACCACCTCGTGGTCGACGAGCTCGGTGACCAGGTCGACCCCGCCCAGCACCGGCACCAGGCCGTGGAGGGTGCCCCACCTGAGCGGGTCGTCGTCGACGACGTGGAGCGGCCCGTCGTGCTGCAGGAGCACGGCGACCGCGGTCGCCTCGCGCGCCAGGCCGCTGGCGCCGACCAGCACCAGCCCCGTCACGGCCGCCACGCCGTCCCGAGGGCGTCGCACACCCGCTGGTGCTCGGCGTCGCTCATCTGGTGGAACAACGGCAGCACCAGCGTGCGGTCGGTGAGGCGCTCGGTGACCGGCAGCGGCGCGTGCCCCCGCTCGCCGTGCGCGGGCTGGCGGTGGGCCGCCATGATGCCGCGGCGCGCCGAGATGCCGGCCGCGGCGAGGTGCTCCATCATCTGCTCGCGGTCCAGCGGGTGGTCGGGCAGGACCTCGAGCCAGCAGGACTGGAAGTTGGTGGTGCCCCATGCCGGGTCGCCCACGAGCCGCATCCCGGGCAGCACGGTGACCGCCTCGGCGTACCTCGCGGCGAGCTCGCGGCGCCGGGCCACCATCTCGGGGAGCCGGCGCAGCTGGACCAGCCCGACCGCGGCCTGGAGGTCGGTCATCCGGTAGTTGAAGCCGACCTCGTCGAAGCTCTCCGGAGGCGCCAGCACGCTGGCGTGGCGCTCGGCGGCGGAGACACTCATGGCGTGCTCGCGCAGGCGCCGGGCGCGGGCCGCCCAGTCGGCCCGGGAGGTGGTGAGCATCCCGCCCTCCCCCGTCGTGAGGAGCTTGCGCGGGTGGAACGACCAGGTCGCGAGCTCGGCGCCGGCGCCCACCGGTCGACCGTGGGCCGTGGACCCGGCCGCGCAGGCGGCGTCCTCGACGACCGTGATCCCGAGCGGGTCGCACCAGGCGCGGATGGCCAGGAGGTCGAGCGGCACGCCGCCCTGGTCCACGGCGATCACCGCGCGCGTGCGCGGGGTGACCGCCGTGGCGATCGTGGCGGGCGTCAGGTTGCCCGTGTCGGGGTCGACGTCGGCGAAGACCGGGGTGGCGCCGACGTAGGTCGGCGCGTTGGCGGTGGCGACGAAGGAGAACGACGGCACCACGACCTCGTCGCCGGGACCGACCCCGGCGACGACGAGCGCCAGGTGCAGGGCGGTCGTGCAGTTGCTCAGCGCCACGGCGTGCGCGACGCCGTGCGCCTCGGCGAACGCCGTCTCGAAGGCCGCGACGCGCGGGCCCTGGGCCACCCAGCCGGAGCGCAGCACCTCCGAGACGGCGGCCACCTCCTCCTCGCCGAGCCACGGCTGCATCACGTTGATGCGCGTGAGCTCCTGCTCGAGGCTCATCGAGCCACCGCCACGGAGCGTCCGGCGGCGATCTGCTCGCGCTGGGGACGCCACCACTCGACCAGCTGCCGCAGTCCGTCCTCGAGCCCGGTGGTGGCCGTGAAGCCGAGGTCGCGCCGGGCGGCGGAGGTGTCGGCGAGGCGGCGGACGACTCCGTTGACGCCCCGCTCCGGGCCGTGCTCGACGGGCAGCTCGGAGCCCATCACGCGCAGCAGCGTCTGCGCGAGCCCCAGCAGGCTGGTCTCCTCGCCGCGGGCGACGTTGTAGACGCCCTCGACGACGTCGGAGGACGCCGCCAGCACGTTGGCCCGGGCGATGTCGGTGGTGAAGACGAAGTCCATCGTCTGGCGGCCGTCGCCGAAGATGAGCGGCGGGAGGCCGTCGTCGATGCGCTCCATCCACCGCACCAGCACCTCGGTGTAGAGGCCGTGGACGTCCATGCGCGGTCCGTAGACGTTGAAGTAGCGCAGCCCGACGTAGTCGAGCCCGTGCATCGCCCGGAAGCTGCGCAGCATGCCCTCGTTGAAGGTCTTGGCGGCACCGTAGAACGTGTCGTTGTCGTAGGGGTGCTGGTCCTCCGGCGTCGGGAAGCGCTCCGCGAGGCCGTAGACCGACGCCGACGACGCCGCGACGAGCTTGTCGACGCCCGGCACGGACGCCGCGGCCTCGACGACGTTGAAGGTGCCGTCGACCAGCACCTCCAGCGCCAGCCGCGGCTCCTCGGCGCACTGCGTGATCCGGATGGCGGCCTGGTGGAAGACCAGGTCGCAGCCGCGGGTCAGGTCGTGCACGAGGTCGCGGTCGCGGATGTCGCCGCGCACCAGCACCAGGTCGGCGTCGCCGCGCCCGAGGGCAGCCTGGAGGTTGGCCTCCCGGCCGCGGACGAAGTTGTCGAGCACCCGCACCTGGGCGACGCCGGCATCGAAGAGCTGGTCGACGAGCGTCGAGCCGATGGTGCCGGCGCCGCCGGTCACCAGCGCGGTCGCTCCTGCGAGGGCCGTCATCGCGCCGCCTCCAGCACGCTCAGGCGGGGCGCCGGTGGGCCCGGCGGGACCGCCGACCCGGCGTCGTACGCCGTCCCGGACCGCTCGGCCAGCCGGTGCGAGGCCTGCTCGAGCACCTCGAGGACCCGCAGCCCGGCGCGGCCGTCGGTCACCGCCGGGCGGCCCTCGTGGATCGCGGTGGCGAACTCGGTCACCATCGCCCCGAGAGCCTCCCGCTCGGGCAGCGCCGGCGACCAGGTGTCGCCCAGCCGGTAGGACACGGTCGAGGCGGTGCGGTCGGCGCCGGCCACCGAGGTGCGGGCGAGGTCGACGCCGCGGTCGTAGATGCTGAGCCGCTGCTGGGGGTTGAGGTCGTCCCAGACCAGCGTGCGCCGCGACCCGCCGATCACCATCTGGCGGATCTTGGTGGGGCTGAGCCAGTTGACGTGCACGTGCGCGAGCCCGTCGTCGGGCAGCGGCAGCGTCAGGTGGCCGACACAGGCGCGGCCGGCGCCGATGGGGTCGGCTCCGGTCGCGCCGATGCCCGTCGTGGGCAGCCCTCCGGGCAGCACGAAGTCGAGGATGGCGAGGTCGTGCGGGGCCAGGTCCCACAGCACGTCGATGTCGGGCTGCACCAGCCCCAGGTTGATCCGCACCGAGTCGACGAAGTGCACCTGGCCGAGCTCGCCACTGCCGACGAGGTCGCGCATCCGCTGCACGGCCGGCGTGTAGCAGTAGGTGTGGTCGGTCATCAGGGTCAGGCCCTGGGCAGCCGCCAGGTCGACCATGGTGCGGCCGCGCGAGACGCTGTCCGCGAGCGGCTTCTCCACGAGCACGTGCTTGCCCGCGCTGAGCGCCTGCAGCGCGAGCCCGTGGTGCGTACGGGCCGGGGTGGCGATCGCGACGGCGTGGATGCGCGGGTCGTCGAGCACCCGCTCCAGGCTGTCGGTGACCTCGACGTGCGGGCCGGCGACCCGGCGCGCCCGCTCGAGGTCGAGGTCGCAGACCGCCTCGAGGCTCCAGTCGGGGGACGCCCCGAAGTTGCGGACCAGGTTGGGGCCCCAGTAGCCGGCGCCGATGACGGCGATGCCCAGGGGGCCGGGTGTGCGGATGCTCATCGTGCTTCCTCCAGTCGGCCGTCGGCCTCCACGTAGACCTCTCCGGTGACCGGGCAGATCCACCGGTCGCGGTTGTCGAAGACCAGCGGGACGCCGCTGCGGCCCACCCATCCGATGCGTCGTGCGGGCATGCCCACCACGAGCCCGTGGTCGGGGACGTCGCGCGTCACGACCGCGCCGGCGCCGACGCTGGCCCACCGGCCGATCCGCACCGGGGCCACGCACACGGCGCGCGCCCCGACGGACGCGCCCTCGCCGATGGTGACCCCGACGGGCTCCCAGTCCTCGGCGCCCTTGCGCCGGCCGTCGGTCGTCACCGCGCGCGGGTAGGTGTCGTTGGTGAGCACCACCGCGGGGCCGATGAACACCCCGTCCCCGAGCACGGCCGGCTCGTAGACCAGGG
The sequence above is drawn from the Nocardioides sp. zg-1228 genome and encodes:
- a CDS encoding DegT/DnrJ/EryC1/StrS family aminotransferase, which gives rise to MSNVPFVDLAAQHAEIAAEVEAGLAAVFAATAFVDGPPVADFEHQYAEFVGVDHCVGVANGTDALELALRAAGVRPGGEVVIPANTFIATAEAVSRIGALPVLVDCDDERLLIDPDLVADAITDRTQAVVAVHLFGQLAPIQRLAEVCDAAGVPLVEDAAQSQGARVDGRGSGGLGTVAATSFYPGKNLGAAGDAGAVTTDDATIAAEVRRLRNHGSSTRYVHDVIGMNSRLDTVQAVYLRAKLDRLEKWNELRVRAAARYDALLADVPGVRRPLLGAEGQHVWHLYVVRVAERDRVLAELGRAGVGAGVHYPYPVHLTGAYAHLGLGPGTARVAERAAGEILSLPMHPHLSEDQQERVVAVLADAVAGIRG
- a CDS encoding NeuD/PglB/VioB family sugar acetyltransferase — its product is MAAVTGLVLVGASGLAREATAVAVLLQHDGPLHVVDDDPLRWGTLHGLVPVLGGVDLVTELVDHEVVLALGKGRLRRRIATRLAMVGLDPARYGTLLHPRLVLPGSCHVGAGTIALDGVVLTADVEVGQHVVLMPHVTLTHGCTVADYATLCAGVSLGGGVEVGEAAYLGMNASVREGVRIGADATVGMGSVVLEDVPAGQTWVGVPARPIRTGVRT
- a CDS encoding DegT/DnrJ/EryC1/StrS family aminotransferase, whose product is MSLEQELTRINVMQPWLGEEEVAAVSEVLRSGWVAQGPRVAAFETAFAEAHGVAHAVALSNCTTALHLALVVAGVGPGDEVVVPSFSFVATANAPTYVGATPVFADVDPDTGNLTPATIATAVTPRTRAVIAVDQGGVPLDLLAIRAWCDPLGITVVEDAACAAGSTAHGRPVGAGAELATWSFHPRKLLTTGEGGMLTTSRADWAARARRLREHAMSVSAAERHASVLAPPESFDEVGFNYRMTDLQAAVGLVQLRRLPEMVARRRELAARYAEAVTVLPGMRLVGDPAWGTTNFQSCWLEVLPDHPLDREQMMEHLAAAGISARRGIMAAHRQPAHGERGHAPLPVTERLTDRTLVLPLFHQMSDAEHQRVCDALGTAWRP
- a CDS encoding NAD-dependent epimerase/dehydratase family protein is translated as MTALAGATALVTGGAGTIGSTLVDQLFDAGVAQVRVLDNFVRGREANLQAALGRGDADLVLVRGDIRDRDLVHDLTRGCDLVFHQAAIRITQCAEEPRLALEVLVDGTFNVVEAAASVPGVDKLVAASSASVYGLAERFPTPEDQHPYDNDTFYGAAKTFNEGMLRSFRAMHGLDYVGLRYFNVYGPRMDVHGLYTEVLVRWMERIDDGLPPLIFGDGRQTMDFVFTTDIARANVLAASSDVVEGVYNVARGEETSLLGLAQTLLRVMGSELPVEHGPERGVNGVVRRLADTSAARRDLGFTATTGLEDGLRQLVEWWRPQREQIAAGRSVAVAR
- a CDS encoding Gfo/Idh/MocA family oxidoreductase is translated as MSIRTPGPLGIAVIGAGYWGPNLVRNFGASPDWSLEAVCDLDLERARRVAGPHVEVTDSLERVLDDPRIHAVAIATPARTHHGLALQALSAGKHVLVEKPLADSVSRGRTMVDLAAAQGLTLMTDHTYCYTPAVQRMRDLVGSGELGQVHFVDSVRINLGLVQPDIDVLWDLAPHDLAILDFVLPGGLPTTGIGATGADPIGAGRACVGHLTLPLPDDGLAHVHVNWLSPTKIRQMVIGGSRRTLVWDDLNPQQRLSIYDRGVDLARTSVAGADRTASTVSYRLGDTWSPALPEREALGAMVTEFATAIHEGRPAVTDGRAGLRVLEVLEQASHRLAERSGTAYDAGSAVPPGPPAPRLSVLEAAR
- a CDS encoding acyltransferase gives rise to the protein MTSLSSARARSRAHSRDRAHVAPTATVEDGARVGRGAQVWDQTVVREGAQVGDGTILGRGVYVGPGARIGERCKVQNQALVYEPAVLGDGVFIGPAVVLTNDTYPRAVTTDGRRKGAEDWEPVGVTIGEGASVGARAVCVAPVRIGRWASVGAGAVVTRDVPDHGLVVGMPARRIGWVGRSGVPLVFDNRDRWICPVTGEVYVEADGRLEEAR